A section of the Methanoregula formicica SMSP genome encodes:
- a CDS encoding cation diffusion facilitator family transporter: MQPDGNASGNREPKESREKLVFTGFCMDLLILVPETAALILSGSAALLSDVFKCANEILATLFALLIIRRMKAGGKFTYDYGMGKFETLTRIITGSVMVVSIIILVLFTIQRLMHPEKFEMIAAYIGIPLMIFASIADYHHWHAYHRRSKEDPSPIMEAQWRLRRAKTFSNLLLLFALTFSVICIQYEWAHYIDPIVSFVIIGFLLFAGYREFSSSLPDLFDKTLDEELQLVILRELSGSFDKYDEFHGVRSRRSGSRIYIEIFLGFDPEQKMGDVQQFATTLKRSLENEIAGSVVSVVLSRE, encoded by the coding sequence ATGCAGCCTGACGGAAATGCCAGCGGGAACAGGGAACCCAAAGAGTCCCGCGAGAAGCTTGTCTTCACCGGCTTCTGCATGGATCTCCTCATTCTCGTTCCCGAGACTGCGGCCCTCATCCTCTCCGGGTCTGCCGCTCTCCTGTCCGATGTGTTCAAGTGCGCAAACGAGATCCTTGCCACGCTCTTTGCCCTCCTGATCATCCGGAGAATGAAAGCAGGCGGGAAGTTCACCTACGATTACGGCATGGGGAAGTTCGAGACCCTGACCCGGATCATCACCGGCAGCGTGATGGTGGTTTCGATCATCATCCTTGTCCTCTTCACTATCCAGCGTCTCATGCATCCCGAGAAGTTCGAGATGATTGCCGCTTACATCGGCATCCCGCTCATGATCTTTGCCAGTATTGCCGACTACCATCACTGGCATGCCTATCACCGCCGTTCAAAGGAAGATCCGTCCCCGATCATGGAGGCACAGTGGCGCCTGCGGCGGGCCAAGACGTTCTCCAACCTCCTGCTGCTCTTCGCGCTCACGTTCTCGGTCATCTGCATCCAGTATGAATGGGCGCATTACATCGACCCGATCGTTTCGTTCGTCATCATCGGATTCCTCCTCTTTGCCGGGTACCGGGAGTTCTCCTCCTCGCTCCCCGACCTTTTCGACAAGACCTTGGACGAGGAGCTCCAGCTGGTCATCCTGCGGGAACTCTCTGGCTCGTTTGATAAGTACGATGAGTTCCATGGGGTCCGGTCTCGTCGGTCCGGAAGCCGGATATACATCGAGATCTTCCTCGGATTCGATCCGGAGCAGAAGATGGGGGATGTCCAGCAGTTTGCCACCACGCTCAAGCGCTCTCTGGAGAACGAGATTGCGGGAAGTGTGGTCTCGGTTGTTCTGAGCCGCGAATAA
- a CDS encoding TetR/AcrR family transcriptional regulator has translation MPRIIGEYRDDVKKKIIRTAFTHFLEKGYHGTTMGSIAESLGVTKPALYQYFPGKEDLFAAVAELARDEFKGTLERSYAGRDLKEGSAALFDALLHYVPQFNSMYAEMLLLATRNERIRAVLVQDRREDIWVIERFIRRQQETGLVSRDLDPRVLALACDALANGLLMDVLMGMDKVEAKAVWIAAITQLTRTA, from the coding sequence ATGCCACGCATTATTGGTGAATACCGTGATGACGTCAAAAAGAAGATCATCCGGACCGCGTTCACCCATTTTCTCGAAAAAGGATACCATGGCACAACCATGGGCTCGATCGCGGAGAGCCTCGGCGTTACGAAACCCGCACTGTACCAGTATTTCCCCGGAAAGGAAGACCTGTTTGCCGCAGTTGCCGAACTGGCGCGCGACGAATTCAAGGGAACGCTCGAACGGTCATATGCCGGCCGTGACCTGAAGGAAGGCAGTGCCGCACTGTTCGATGCTCTCTTGCACTATGTCCCGCAGTTCAACAGCATGTATGCCGAGATGCTCCTCCTTGCAACCCGGAACGAGCGCATCCGGGCCGTGCTCGTCCAGGACCGGAGAGAGGATATCTGGGTGATCGAGCGGTTCATCCGCCGCCAGCAGGAGACCGGCCTTGTCTCGCGCGACCTCGATCCGCGGGTCCTTGCCCTTGCCTGCGATGCACTGGCAAACGGCCTTCTCATGGATGTCCTGATGGGCATGGACAAGGTCGAGGCAAAGGCGGTCTGGATTGCTGCCATAACGCAGCTCACCCGCACTGCATAA
- a CDS encoding HAAS signaling domain-containing protein — MLQNEQEFVRILQNRLEGTLSPEELNDIISDYTEHFRIGKTEGRSEEDLFRSLGSPEDIAREIRATHLVKKAEDVRSCRNILHAVLATLGLGLFNLVFVLIPFILLVLLLFVIFVVGIAFMVCGPVAGIFALLQLAGIPVFAIWLSPAAGIFFSTGITTFGLLLVIGNYFLARFFYHIGIRYLKWNIGVITGTERLA; from the coding sequence ATGCTGCAGAATGAACAGGAATTTGTCCGGATCTTACAGAACCGGCTAGAGGGCACTCTTTCCCCCGAGGAACTGAACGATATTATCTCTGATTATACCGAACATTTCCGGATCGGGAAAACCGAAGGCCGTTCGGAAGAGGATCTCTTCCGTTCGCTGGGATCGCCGGAGGATATTGCGCGGGAGATCCGTGCCACCCACCTGGTGAAGAAAGCCGAGGATGTCAGGAGTTGCCGGAATATCCTCCATGCAGTCCTCGCAACCCTCGGGCTCGGGCTTTTCAACCTGGTGTTTGTCCTCATCCCGTTCATCCTCCTCGTACTGCTGCTGTTTGTGATCTTCGTTGTCGGGATTGCATTCATGGTCTGCGGGCCGGTTGCGGGAATCTTTGCCCTGCTCCAGCTGGCCGGTATTCCGGTATTTGCGATATGGCTCTCTCCCGCAGCAGGAATTTTCTTCTCGACCGGTATCACAACGTTCGGCCTGCTGCTCGTGATAGGGAATTATTTCCTTGCACGGTTCTTCTACCACATCGGGATACGGTATCTCAAGTGGAATATCGGTGTGATCACCGGAACGGAGCGTCTCGCATGA
- a CDS encoding cation diffusion facilitator family transporter, giving the protein MDGSGLAYCGGDADGGEAAATKQKTVAASLGFDILLWVPEIIAFVLSGSITLFADVMKCGNEILATFFALLILIRMRRGDRFCYDYGMGKFETSTRFITGAVMMVSILIITYSALTRIYNPEPVGIEGAMIGIPLMLVTAIIDTYLWQKNYRVSLHDPSPIMESQWRLRRAKAFADVSVLLALVLSFLLGHHALSVYIDPAASFIIIGFLILAGYREISSSLPDIFDKTLCEELQIVILRHLATSYDRYHEFHGVRSRRSGSRIYIEIFLGFDPDQKMGDVQDFIDSLKQSLEAEIPGSEVFVIPKRR; this is encoded by the coding sequence ATGGATGGCAGTGGTCTCGCGTATTGCGGGGGAGATGCCGATGGCGGGGAAGCGGCGGCGACGAAGCAGAAGACGGTCGCGGCCAGCCTTGGGTTTGACATCCTGCTCTGGGTCCCGGAGATCATCGCGTTTGTCCTCTCCGGGTCCATTACCCTCTTTGCCGATGTGATGAAATGCGGCAACGAGATCCTTGCTACGTTCTTTGCGCTTCTCATTCTCATCCGGATGCGGAGGGGTGACCGGTTCTGCTACGATTACGGTATGGGCAAGTTCGAGACGTCCACCCGGTTCATCACGGGTGCGGTCATGATGGTCTCGATCCTCATCATCACCTATTCAGCACTGACCAGGATCTATAATCCGGAACCGGTCGGCATTGAGGGAGCCATGATCGGTATCCCTCTCATGCTGGTCACCGCAATCATCGATACCTACCTCTGGCAGAAGAACTACCGCGTCTCCCTGCACGATCCGTCGCCGATCATGGAGTCCCAGTGGCGGCTCCGGAGGGCCAAGGCTTTTGCCGATGTCTCGGTCCTTCTGGCCCTGGTGCTTTCGTTCCTGCTTGGCCACCACGCCCTCTCGGTCTACATCGACCCGGCAGCCTCGTTCATCATCATCGGGTTCCTGATCCTTGCCGGGTACCGGGAGATATCCTCATCCCTTCCGGATATCTTCGACAAGACCCTGTGCGAAGAGCTCCAGATTGTCATCCTCCGGCACCTCGCGACATCGTATGACAGGTACCATGAGTTCCATGGCGTACGGTCCCGCCGCTCAGGCAGCAGGATCTACATCGAGATCTTCCTTGGATTCGATCCAGACCAGAAAATGGGGGATGTGCAGGATTTCATCGACTCCTTAAAGCAATCTCTTGAGGCAGAGATTCCGGGGAGCGAGGTCTTTGTGATACCAAAACGGCGGTAA
- a CDS encoding polyprenyl synthetase family protein, whose protein sequence is MSELSLYLKSVAKQIDHMIDRYYVDKAGELNKASAHLLAAGGKRLRPAVVMLAADAVKPGSSDDIMQAALALEVTHTFTLIHDDIMDDDSLRRGVQTVHTKWDMPTGILAGDVLYSRAFEHISLVTAKDDAKVKAINMLARACADICEGQHMDMSFGHRDDVMEGEYLEMVKKKTGVLYAAAAGIGAVLAGGNGVQVKALYNFGLNTGIAFQIQDDLIDLLTPSEKSGKDQASDLREGKQTLIMIKAREKGLDLQKYRRELLKSDIDEAIRELTESGVIPEVKQMAADLVKDSNRHLGLLPESKERQLLMDIGEFFITRSY, encoded by the coding sequence ATGTCAGAACTTTCACTGTATCTGAAATCGGTCGCAAAGCAGATCGATCACATGATCGACCGTTACTATGTCGACAAGGCCGGCGAACTGAACAAGGCATCTGCCCACCTCCTTGCAGCCGGGGGCAAGCGTCTCCGCCCTGCTGTTGTCATGCTTGCGGCTGACGCGGTGAAGCCTGGCAGCTCGGACGACATTATGCAGGCAGCGCTGGCCCTCGAGGTGACCCATACCTTCACGCTTATCCATGACGACATCATGGACGATGACAGCCTGAGGCGCGGTGTCCAGACCGTGCACACGAAGTGGGATATGCCGACGGGGATCCTTGCCGGCGATGTCCTCTATTCCCGGGCATTTGAGCACATCTCGCTTGTCACCGCAAAGGACGATGCCAAGGTGAAGGCTATCAACATGCTCGCCCGGGCCTGTGCCGATATCTGCGAGGGGCAGCACATGGATATGTCCTTTGGGCACCGGGACGATGTCATGGAAGGCGAGTACCTGGAGATGGTCAAAAAGAAGACCGGCGTCCTGTATGCAGCGGCGGCCGGTATCGGTGCCGTCCTTGCCGGCGGAAACGGCGTGCAGGTGAAAGCCTTGTACAACTTCGGGCTCAACACCGGTATCGCCTTCCAGATCCAGGACGATCTCATTGACCTGTTAACCCCCTCCGAGAAGAGTGGGAAGGACCAGGCGTCCGACCTCCGCGAGGGCAAGCAGACGCTTATCATGATCAAGGCACGCGAGAAGGGCCTTGACCTGCAGAAGTACCGGCGCGAGCTCTTGAAATCTGATATCGACGAGGCCATCCGGGAACTGACCGAATCGGGGGTAATCCCCGAGGTGAAACAGATGGCCGCCGATCTCGTGAAGGACAGCAATCGGCACCTCGGACTTCTTCCCGAGTCAAAGGAGCGCCAGCTCTTGATGGACATTGGCGAGTTCTTCATCACCCGGAGTTATTAG
- a CDS encoding COG1361 S-layer family protein, translating to MGILRTIIALGVLFALVVAVIPAVHAADAPTVTITNYEVSPSVLMPDSLGTITVTLTNTASSASTTEKTGKLAADDYSVITTADITVNIEDVRLEGNGLRVLTKSYDKAGSLGPGQSIPLTFSFQAPAQSGLYYPEVWVAVKGGSSTKYPIPVNVNTALGIQKKAILITESSLDGSVNPGDEIPVTLIVTNSGELLADDVTLTVTNVSGKLAPKSADLYHLGTIGPGEQKTVSLVLLSDKQAGYGLVRVPVTISYNTIDGKPVSESTGIDVVLKGKAELGFVSVDTSPARLTESTPFDLTIRIENTGTGEAKQVSAKVDLPADGTKEAFIGKIKPGNDAPAIFLLEGLKGGNYPYNLTITYTDDMGVHTYTRQMNLRVTPTDNSGSIILVLLVLAVIGFLAWRYWYLPRKNGDGTFPWERKS from the coding sequence ATGGGAATACTGAGGACAATTATCGCGCTGGGTGTCCTGTTTGCACTGGTCGTCGCCGTTATACCGGCAGTGCATGCTGCCGATGCCCCGACCGTAACGATCACAAATTACGAGGTCTCTCCCTCGGTGCTGATGCCGGACAGTCTGGGGACCATCACGGTCACCCTCACGAATACGGCATCCAGCGCATCCACGACCGAGAAGACCGGAAAACTCGCAGCGGACGACTATTCAGTAATCACGACTGCGGACATAACCGTCAATATCGAAGATGTCCGTCTCGAGGGAAACGGTCTCCGTGTCCTGACCAAGAGCTATGACAAGGCAGGAAGCCTTGGCCCGGGCCAGTCCATCCCGCTTACCTTCTCGTTCCAGGCACCCGCACAAAGCGGGCTCTACTACCCGGAGGTCTGGGTAGCGGTCAAGGGCGGAAGCAGCACGAAATACCCCATCCCGGTCAATGTCAACACCGCTCTTGGGATCCAGAAGAAAGCGATCCTGATCACGGAGAGTTCGCTTGATGGCAGTGTCAACCCGGGTGATGAGATCCCCGTGACCCTGATCGTTACGAATTCCGGCGAGCTGCTTGCCGATGACGTTACCCTGACCGTCACAAATGTCAGCGGGAAACTGGCGCCAAAAAGCGCTGACCTGTACCACCTTGGTACAATCGGTCCCGGCGAACAGAAGACCGTGTCGCTTGTCCTCCTCTCTGACAAGCAGGCCGGCTACGGCCTCGTCCGCGTGCCGGTGACGATCAGCTACAATACCATCGACGGAAAGCCTGTCTCCGAATCCACTGGTATCGACGTTGTTCTGAAGGGTAAGGCTGAACTGGGTTTCGTCTCGGTTGACACAAGCCCGGCGCGGCTCACGGAAAGTACACCGTTCGATCTCACGATCCGGATAGAGAACACCGGGACCGGTGAGGCGAAGCAGGTATCGGCGAAGGTAGACCTTCCTGCTGACGGGACAAAGGAGGCATTCATCGGCAAGATCAAGCCGGGCAACGATGCCCCTGCCATCTTCCTGCTCGAGGGCCTGAAAGGCGGCAATTATCCCTATAACCTGACGATCACGTACACGGATGATATGGGGGTCCATACCTATACCCGGCAGATGAACCTGCGGGTGACACCCACAGACAACTCCGGCAGCATCATCCTCGTACTCCTTGTGCTTGCAGTGATCGGGTTCCTGGCCTGGCGGTACTGGTACCTGCCCAGGAAGAACGGTGACGGTACATTCCCATGGGAAAGAAAGAGTTGA
- a CDS encoding glutamate--tRNA ligase gives MAGDDPKEALFLCALQNAVKHGGVPQAGAVIGMVMGAHPELRSRAKEVSALAKEAIAEVAKLSPEERLATLQTRAPEMIAAMSEKHEKKKVLPELEGAEKGVVMRFAPNPSGPLHIGHARAAALNDAYVKQYGGRYILRIEDTDPKRVDPEAYQTVQEDIRWLGLGITEVVTQSDRLSIYYDLCKQLIEKGGAYVCTCDNEQFKELKQNKTACPCRGNSALKNLELWQKMLDHTFREGEASVRIKTDLSHPDPAMRDFPAFRILDAPSHPKVKAHVYPLMNFSVVADDHLLGVTHVIRGKDHIANTRRQKFIYDHFGWQQPVYRHYGRMGIEGVVLSTSQMRAGIKEGLYSGWDDIRLGTLRALARRGILPEAVKNAMIAIGIGDVDISFSWDNLYAENKKLVDPTANRYFFVPDPVEAKIEGAPAHTAHALLHPSDEARGTRTLEFTGTALIPKAELVSGTAMLRLKDLFNVKIAWNGETPTFSYGGDSLADARAAKARIIQWLPAQAIVPCTLITQEGEVKGACEPAVKGEAGKVVQFERVGFVKIDAVDASGVRAYFTHK, from the coding sequence ATGGCAGGGGACGATCCCAAAGAAGCCCTCTTTTTGTGTGCACTGCAGAACGCGGTGAAGCACGGCGGCGTGCCACAGGCCGGTGCGGTCATCGGCATGGTGATGGGCGCCCACCCGGAGCTCCGCTCACGGGCAAAAGAAGTCTCGGCACTGGCAAAAGAGGCGATTGCCGAGGTGGCAAAACTCTCACCGGAGGAGAGGCTTGCCACGCTCCAGACCCGTGCACCGGAGATGATCGCCGCCATGTCCGAGAAGCACGAGAAGAAGAAGGTGCTCCCGGAACTCGAAGGTGCGGAGAAGGGCGTTGTGATGCGGTTTGCCCCGAACCCCTCCGGCCCGCTCCATATCGGTCATGCCCGGGCTGCGGCGCTCAACGATGCCTACGTGAAGCAGTATGGCGGCCGCTACATCCTGCGGATCGAGGACACCGACCCGAAACGCGTGGACCCGGAAGCATACCAGACCGTGCAGGAAGATATCAGATGGCTGGGCCTTGGCATCACCGAAGTCGTCACCCAGAGCGACCGGCTGTCGATCTACTACGATCTCTGCAAACAGCTGATCGAGAAAGGCGGGGCGTATGTCTGTACCTGCGACAATGAGCAGTTCAAAGAACTCAAGCAGAACAAGACAGCCTGTCCCTGCCGCGGGAACTCTGCTCTGAAGAACCTTGAGCTCTGGCAGAAGATGCTCGACCATACCTTCAGAGAGGGCGAGGCGTCGGTCCGGATCAAGACCGATCTTTCCCACCCCGACCCGGCCATGCGGGACTTCCCGGCGTTCCGGATCCTCGATGCACCCTCGCACCCAAAGGTGAAGGCGCACGTGTACCCGCTGATGAACTTCTCGGTGGTGGCTGACGACCACCTGCTCGGCGTCACGCACGTGATCCGGGGCAAGGACCACATCGCCAATACCCGCCGGCAGAAGTTCATCTACGACCACTTTGGCTGGCAGCAGCCGGTGTACCGGCACTATGGCCGGATGGGGATCGAGGGAGTTGTCCTATCCACCTCGCAGATGCGGGCCGGGATTAAGGAAGGGCTCTATTCCGGCTGGGACGATATCCGGCTTGGTACCCTGCGGGCCCTTGCCCGGCGCGGGATCCTGCCAGAAGCCGTGAAGAACGCGATGATTGCGATCGGTATCGGCGACGTTGACATCTCGTTCTCGTGGGACAACCTCTACGCAGAGAACAAGAAACTGGTCGACCCGACAGCCAACCGTTACTTCTTCGTACCCGACCCGGTCGAGGCGAAGATCGAGGGGGCACCGGCCCACACCGCCCACGCCCTCCTCCACCCGTCCGATGAAGCCCGGGGCACGCGAACACTGGAGTTCACCGGCACAGCGCTCATCCCGAAGGCAGAGCTGGTGTCCGGCACTGCCATGCTCAGGTTAAAGGACCTCTTCAACGTGAAGATCGCGTGGAACGGCGAAACACCCACGTTCTCCTATGGCGGCGATTCGCTGGCCGATGCCCGTGCCGCAAAGGCCCGGATCATCCAATGGCTCCCGGCGCAGGCTATCGTGCCCTGCACGCTCATTACGCAGGAAGGCGAGGTCAAGGGGGCCTGCGAGCCCGCGGTGAAGGGAGAGGCCGGAAAGGTCGTCCAGTTCGAGCGGGTCGGGTTCGTGAAGATCGATGCCGTGGATGCGTCCGGTGTCCGGGCATACTTCACGCACAAATAA
- a CDS encoding RNase J family beta-CASP ribonuclease, with protein sequence MDIEIIAVGGYDEVGRNMTAVRCGKEIVIFDMGLRLDQVMIHEDAELENMHSLDLIKIKAIPDDTMMNSIEGTVKAIVCSHGHLDHIGAIPKLAHRYNAPIIATPYTTELIRQQISGEQKFGVNNKLFALKSGQRYTLSQNLVLEFVRNQHSIIDTVTPVLHTPHGAIVYALDFKLDRTPVIGEPPDFARFRQIGKEGVLALIVECTNIGRKGRCPSERIARDLVRDTITSYEDDKNALVVSTFSSHISRVKTIAECAHEIGRKPVLLGRSMEKYAVTAEQMKLVSFPETTSVFGNRRTVDRTLRRMMKAGKDKFLPIVTGHQGEPGSILTRMATGDTPYQLGKGDKVIFSANVIPNPMNHGQRYMVEARLKMLGVRIFEDLHVSGHGYREDHFEFLQLLQPQHVIPAHGSLTMTADYTQFAGELGYTAHSTVHLLRNGQRVKIN encoded by the coding sequence ATGGATATAGAAATCATCGCAGTGGGCGGATACGACGAGGTCGGGCGGAACATGACCGCTGTCCGCTGCGGAAAGGAAATTGTCATCTTTGATATGGGGCTCCGCCTCGACCAGGTGATGATCCACGAGGATGCGGAACTCGAAAACATGCACTCGCTGGATCTCATCAAGATCAAGGCGATTCCCGATGACACCATGATGAACTCGATCGAGGGAACCGTGAAGGCGATTGTCTGCTCACACGGCCACCTCGACCACATCGGGGCAATCCCGAAGCTTGCCCACCGGTATAATGCCCCGATCATCGCAACGCCGTACACAACGGAACTGATCCGGCAGCAGATATCGGGAGAGCAGAAGTTCGGCGTGAACAATAAGCTCTTTGCGCTCAAGTCGGGGCAGCGGTACACGCTCTCCCAGAACCTGGTGCTCGAGTTTGTCCGGAACCAGCACTCCATCATCGACACGGTGACACCGGTGCTCCACACCCCGCACGGCGCAATCGTATACGCGCTGGACTTCAAGCTGGACCGGACCCCGGTCATCGGAGAACCGCCGGATTTCGCCCGCTTCCGCCAGATCGGGAAGGAAGGGGTGCTTGCCCTGATCGTTGAGTGTACGAACATTGGTCGGAAAGGACGCTGCCCGAGCGAGCGAATCGCCCGCGACCTGGTCCGGGACACCATCACCAGTTACGAGGACGACAAGAACGCACTCGTTGTCTCTACCTTCTCATCGCACATCTCGCGTGTCAAGACGATCGCGGAGTGCGCCCACGAGATTGGCAGGAAACCGGTCCTCCTCGGCCGTTCGATGGAGAAGTATGCCGTCACGGCCGAGCAGATGAAGCTCGTCTCGTTCCCGGAGACCACGAGCGTCTTTGGTAACCGGCGGACCGTTGACCGCACCCTGCGCCGGATGATGAAGGCCGGGAAGGACAAGTTCCTGCCCATCGTCACCGGCCACCAGGGCGAACCGGGTTCCATCCTCACCCGTATGGCTACCGGTGACACTCCTTACCAGCTCGGGAAAGGGGACAAGGTTATCTTCTCGGCAAATGTTATCCCGAACCCGATGAACCATGGCCAGCGGTATATGGTCGAGGCCCGGCTGAAGATGCTCGGCGTGCGGATCTTCGAGGATCTCCATGTCAGCGGTCACGGGTACCGGGAGGACCACTTCGAGTTTCTCCAGCTCCTGCAGCCGCAGCATGTTATCCCGGCGCACGGGAGCCTGACGATGACGGCAGACTATACCCAGTTTGCCGGTGAGCTCGGGTACACGGCCCATTCGACCGTCCATCTCCTGAGAAACGGCCAGAGGGTCAAGATCAATTAA
- the fni gene encoding type 2 isopentenyl-diphosphate Delta-isomerase has product MKDAVKLTSSRKLDHLRICAEEDVECGDAGFNDIRFVHNALPECDMEAIDLSARFLGHTFSSPLFISAMTGGHPGTKDVNARLARAAEKFGLGMGVGSQRAALEKPDLKDTFSLVRDEAPHAFLVANLGAVQLRDHGIAWAEKAVEMIDADALAIHLNFLQEAIQPEGDHNAVGCFAAIGELCRDFKTPVIIKETGCGISAATARKCWGVGVKAIDIGGWGGTSWAAVEAVRAGKGRSARDKALLTLGQGFAGWGIPTVVSLAEVLATGGPVIASGGVRSGLDVAKGLAFGADLCGMALPLLKPAMESDAALAHAIEAVHRELTVAMFLTGSARVTDLRKAPVHLTGRTRQMIDKDNPARIKR; this is encoded by the coding sequence ATGAAAGATGCGGTGAAGCTGACGTCCTCGCGGAAACTCGACCACCTGCGGATCTGCGCAGAAGAGGATGTCGAATGCGGGGATGCCGGGTTTAACGATATCCGGTTCGTGCACAATGCCCTGCCGGAGTGCGACATGGAAGCAATCGACCTGTCTGCCCGGTTTCTCGGCCACACCTTTTCCTCCCCTCTCTTCATATCGGCGATGACCGGCGGTCATCCCGGTACAAAGGACGTGAATGCCCGGCTCGCCCGGGCGGCAGAGAAGTTCGGGCTTGGCATGGGCGTAGGCTCCCAGCGTGCAGCCCTGGAAAAGCCGGATCTTAAAGACACGTTTTCCCTTGTCCGCGACGAAGCGCCGCATGCGTTCCTTGTCGCGAACCTCGGGGCAGTCCAGCTTCGCGACCACGGGATCGCGTGGGCGGAGAAGGCCGTTGAGATGATCGACGCGGATGCGCTTGCCATCCACCTTAACTTCCTGCAGGAAGCAATCCAGCCGGAAGGCGACCACAACGCCGTGGGCTGTTTTGCGGCCATCGGGGAACTCTGCCGTGACTTCAAGACCCCGGTCATCATCAAGGAGACCGGGTGCGGGATCTCGGCAGCCACCGCACGGAAGTGCTGGGGCGTCGGTGTAAAGGCCATCGATATCGGCGGCTGGGGCGGGACGTCCTGGGCCGCTGTCGAAGCAGTCCGGGCCGGCAAAGGCAGGAGCGCACGGGACAAGGCGCTCCTCACCCTCGGGCAGGGCTTTGCCGGCTGGGGGATCCCGACCGTGGTAAGCCTTGCCGAAGTGCTGGCTACCGGGGGGCCGGTCATCGCATCCGGCGGCGTGCGGAGCGGGCTCGATGTTGCAAAGGGTCTTGCATTCGGTGCAGACCTCTGCGGCATGGCGCTCCCCCTGCTGAAACCGGCCATGGAGAGCGATGCAGCGCTGGCGCATGCCATTGAAGCTGTCCACCGGGAACTGACCGTTGCGATGTTCCTGACAGGCTCGGCACGGGTCACGGATCTCCGGAAAGCACCGGTCCATCTCACGGGCCGCACGCGCCAGATGATCGACAAGGACAACCCGGCACGGATCAAGCGGTAA
- a CDS encoding toast rack family protein, producing MTDSREKPGLQVSSHDTLNIGSTRVTRIVLWLGAITIVSFLIGFGILALSGELPQSKDQDFSPFRHTAFLSPGKTTVPLDGAGYGDVALTLGAGELRVQGGAPDDMLMDASIFSKAPEWEPELVQSVNGSRKTVALTDKGHKTKEWFSVDSPNSWTIALNNGVPVNLEVNVGAGDCRIDLDGMTLGSLDVHNGAGDTTITLGRSQNQPFDAVIRNGIGDLTLRVPRESNTRIRAVTGLGEISNNGLVQDGDIFVTAGFNPAIAVNEITLNQGVGSISLEAL from the coding sequence ATGACTGACAGCAGAGAAAAACCGGGACTGCAGGTTTCCAGCCATGATACCCTGAATATCGGCAGCACCAGGGTAACCCGCATAGTTCTGTGGCTTGGTGCGATCACCATCGTATCGTTTCTTATCGGGTTTGGCATCCTTGCCCTCTCGGGCGAGCTCCCGCAGTCAAAAGACCAGGATTTCTCACCCTTCCGCCATACCGCTTTCCTCTCGCCCGGTAAAACAACGGTTCCGCTTGACGGTGCCGGCTATGGTGATGTAGCCCTGACCCTCGGGGCCGGCGAACTCCGGGTCCAGGGAGGTGCACCGGATGATATGCTGATGGATGCATCGATCTTCTCTAAAGCGCCGGAATGGGAGCCTGAACTGGTCCAGAGTGTCAACGGGTCGCGAAAAACCGTTGCCCTGACTGACAAAGGACATAAGACAAAGGAATGGTTTTCCGTGGATTCCCCAAACAGCTGGACAATCGCATTAAACAACGGGGTTCCTGTAAACCTTGAAGTGAATGTCGGGGCCGGCGACTGCCGGATCGACCTCGATGGAATGACGCTGGGATCCCTGGACGTCCACAACGGCGCCGGGGATACGACCATCACCCTTGGCAGGAGCCAGAACCAACCGTTCGATGCCGTGATCCGGAATGGGATCGGCGACCTTACCCTCCGGGTGCCGCGGGAGAGCAACACGCGGATCCGGGCAGTGACCGGCCTCGGCGAGATCAGCAACAACGGATTAGTACAGGACGGCGATATCTTTGTAACAGCGGGGTTCAACCCGGCAATCGCGGTCAATGAGATTACCCTGAACCAGGGGGTTGGTTCAATCAGCCTTGAAGCACTATGA
- a CDS encoding PadR family transcriptional regulator, translating into MHSDQGDPMNIQFKKGVLEICVLSVLARKDCYGYELVNEISKRIDISEGTIYPLLHRLKDEGHVTTYLQESAGGAPRKYYRLTESGRKEEHEQKEEWMRFCASVNALLEGKNNAAE; encoded by the coding sequence ATGCACTCTGACCAGGGAGATCCCATGAATATCCAGTTCAAAAAAGGCGTACTTGAGATATGCGTTCTCTCTGTTCTGGCCCGCAAGGACTGTTACGGGTATGAACTCGTCAACGAGATATCGAAACGGATCGACATCTCGGAAGGGACCATCTACCCGCTCCTGCATCGCCTGAAGGATGAGGGCCATGTCACCACGTACCTGCAGGAATCTGCCGGGGGAGCGCCACGGAAGTATTACCGCCTTACCGAAAGCGGAAGGAAAGAAGAACATGAACAGAAGGAAGAATGGATGCGGTTTTGTGCATCGGTGAACGCGCTCCTGGAAGGGAAGAACAATGCTGCAGAATGA